The following nucleotide sequence is from Sander vitreus isolate 19-12246 chromosome 11, sanVit1, whole genome shotgun sequence.
TaaaagaaatctgttattttgcaGCAATTCAGAGATCTGGAACCAGTAGTCCTTTTTCACAGCTTTAACTGGGAACTGAAAATACACATACCATTACTTATTTTACCTTTGTGTGGTTTAAACTACACTGGACTCCCACCACATgaattaaataaacattttaataatgataaGATTTTGTCTAAAAAGTACAACCTCAACAGCTGATTCCACTTGCAAACTCAAAGTAAGGTAGATAAAAGAGTTATCAGCCTgtcttatttcttatttcttgTAACAATTCTGGGATAGTAGCAGCAGAGAAAGGTTTAGGTTGAAAAAATACTGTATAGATCAGTACATGATCAACTTTaactgagaaaaatgtgctgctacatgtgtgtgtacgttttagagagagagagagtgtgtgtgtgtgtgtgtgtgtgtgtgtgtgtgtgtgtgtgtgtgtgtgtgtgtgtgtgtgtgtgcattgtctTACAAGCCCTCCTCGCCCCATTGAACAACAGTGATGAAATGGAGATGAGTTAAAGTGCTAACACAAAGACTGACCAGACCCCTGCGTCGCTGTAACAATGAAACCACCAAACTCGAGAAAGTGAGAGCCTCTTGGAGAAACCAGGATAAAGGgcagagagtgagagggggGACAAATTAAGGAGCCAAactcaacaaaaaaagaagagaagaaggacTGAACCATCCTGAGAGCAGGAGGAAATAGATGGTGGGCAAAAGGTGGCAGAATGGAGAGCAACCCGGAGAAAATAGCAAGGTAGCTAATCCCTCCAGGGATAAAGCAGCTATATGTAAATGAAAGACGTGAAGTTTGGCCATCTTACTTTGATCTATGAATCaggctctccctccctccctccccctcactCCCACCctcttctccttcctccctttTCCTTGTAAGAAAATCAAGCCTTATTTAGCTTAATCTCACTTAATGGCATCCAGCTCCTCTTTTGTCCTCCCTGATGCTAATAGATTCCTGTCCTTTCACTCGCCACCATTCACATATCTACCCTCCATAATCCCCTATTCCGTGGTAGCAATTATTTTGAGTATTTTTTCAgcattatgattatgattattttcattattattattcatgcaGGCCGTGCTAAGGGCCAGGTTGTTGCTGAGAATATCCTCCCTCCTACGAGCGCCTCTTATTCTCGCTCAGAATAAGGCTGCCTGCTTTCTTCCAGAGGGGTGGCGAGTTTGCAGGAGTGAACCCCATTCAGCAAGACACATTTTCTGGGCGTTTGAACATATTGTGGAGTGAGTGTAATGAGTAGCACCAAATCACCCATCCCGGCTCCTTAACACAGAGAAACATCAAGAATTtgaggatggaggagagagagggggctaATAATCAAAAGGCCTCCTTTCTGCGGAGCAGTAATTACACGGGTGGGTTTTGATCTTTTGCTTGTTGGGGTGATGAATAGGGGAATAGATGAGGACTGTTTCACTATTTTGGGGTGGTGTGGAGGGTGCTGGAGAAGCTTTTCAGCTCTTATCAGCGTCAATGGTGAAGGCCCAACAAACGTGGTAGAGCGCAACAAGAAGTTTCTATAAGTGAATCACTTCTCAAGGTACTATGGGATAGCAGGCAACGCAGCTGAGCAGAGAAAAGACAGGGGTCAAAAGTTGATTTTCtttactttatgcaaatgagggcAACATTTTCCAGAAAGGGGTTTAATCTTTACAAACTGTGGAGTTAACCCTGTCCCCTAGAAAATACTTTGCAGGATTTTATTAGGGGGAGCGTATGGAGCCCAATTACAATTTTTATCAACAGCATATATAATTAACATATCTGGCAAGTCACAAAATGTTGATACCAAACGTATCAGTAAAATTTTCACTGACAACATATGCCAAGTGCATTCACAGCACTTGCTTAAGGTTAAGGTAAATACATGTTGtgtcaacccattctcactACCATCTTGTCAAATACGACAGTTTGGTCAGTGGCCCTCAGCATCTGATACTAAGGCACAAGGCACCCTTTAACGCCCGTGTGAAACGCACCAGGCTTTCAACTGTTTGAGATGATGTAGTATACAGTAAAGAGCAACAAAGATCGCGCAGGGAGGAAAATAATAAAAGCAACCAAGTCCATGTAGGGAGGAGGTCTGGGTGgatagatgggtcaaacaaacacaggactttcatccaggagGCTGCTGTTTATGTCCCTATGAAACCAAAAGTCTGTGTTGACTTATTTTAATTGCCTTTAGTACGTAACCTACATATGTTAGTTACGTATGTAACGCAACAAAATGACCCGAACCACGTTTTTTTCCCTAAACCTTACTAAGTAGTTTGGTTGCGTAAACCAAAACGTACCTTTCACATTGAAAAATAACGTTGGTCGTTTTTATTAACATTTGATTAAAACCATGATTTTTCACCAACCTTAACCATAAGACTTTTGGTGCCTACACCATGTCACAGGCACAACTCTAGTGTCAAAGTTCTGTGCTGTGGATGCCCACCACCCCTTTCTGGTAAGGTAAATAAATGTAGAGCTTATTAAGCTTAATTAATCGAAAAAAATGTTGCCTAACATAATCAAAGTAGCAATTATTAAGCTTCTCTTTAGAACATACAGTAATCGGAAAACAAGCAATTTACAACATCATTTCTAAGAGACAGGGTTGGTGGAGAAGATCATTATGTAATTTCTGGGAATCCCTATTTATATTaaagcatatacagtatgtgttaaaTGACTTTGTCTTCATTATTGTTAGAGAAAATTCTAGACTGCTTAATTACACAATGCTTGCTAAAGAACAAGCTTGAGTACTTGCTACAGAGAAAGGGGGAGTCTGCCTGCTGACAGGAGGGATATCTCACTTTTATAACACAAGCCTGCCCACTTCAAACCAGCGAGAAGAgctcagacaaaaacacaaatcattCACAAAAATCAATAATGTGAAATCCGTTCATGTAGAATATCATTGCTCATAGTAAGAAACTGAGAATAGGTTTTCACTGCTcttaaatgttttacattttatttcagtccaTGGTTTGGGCCCTCTCCAGTGGGACCCTAAAATTGTGACTGCATATTTTTTGATACTGTAATCaaacgcacccacacacacacacacacacacacacacacacacacacacacacacacacagtcattacAGCTCACTGTTTCAACATGGATCAACAAAGTAGTCAattatttctctgtttgtgaaatgaGAGAAGTAATAAAACACAACGTATCTCTGAAACAAAAAGGGATTATATTTACTTAGAAACTGGCTTACCAAATACAGAATAGATCCATTAGGTTTAAAAAGCTCAAAGGATAATTGTGAGTTAAATTATTATAAACCCGttaaaaatgttagaaaaataaCAATTCATATAAAAAGAATTTGCATACATGTAACAGTCATCAAGTCCATTCTTAAACTTCAACTTCAGGAAGTCATTTTGGGAATCTTGGAGCCGAAGTGGAGTGGCTAAATCTGGGCAGTCTGCAGACTCCACAGGGGCACCCAGGCCCTCCTGAGGCCCCTGCAGAGCTCCACTGCACAGGGGCCAGTGAGGCCTCCATGGGACCCGGAGACAACAGGTGACATTTAGCAGCAGAGGACGATGAagtggaagaagaggaggatgcTGCTGTGGTGAGGAGGGACTCCTGGGTGAGGAGGAGCTGACTGGGGCCAGAGATGAGGGGCCACCCTCCAGCGAGCAGCAGCCGGGGGACTGGTCCTGTGTTCACCCCCATACCGACACTTACCTCTCCCAGCAGCCGCCGCATCTCCTGCAGAGACGAACCCAGGAGGAGGATGTAGTTCCTGGCCAGAACCAGGGTAGAGATCTTAGAGAGCCTGCGGCCTGGAGGAGCTCCAGGCTGGTGGGACTGAGCGGAGGAGGCAGAAGATGGCGAGGAGCCGTATGGCACCATGACCTCCCTGAGGGCATCCATGGCAATGTTCAAGTCCTGCATCCGCTTCCTCTCCCTGCTATTGATCTTCCTTCTgagctcctgctgctcctcagggctcagctcccTCTGAGGTTTGGCTGGTCTTTGGCCACTCTGGAGGCCAAGCATGGGCGCAGGGTTTAGACGGGAGCTCAGGTTGAACCCTGGAGGGCAATGGGGTAAGTCCTGGACAGACCCGGGGCCACAGAGAGGTAGAGACTGCTCCTGGGCCCTGATCACTGGGTTTGATAGCACATTCATAGTCTGTTCAGTGGTGTGCTATATTCAGAGTTGTAGTTCAGTGTAGTcttctttaaaaatgtcttcagCAAAATATAAAGTTTGAGATACAAACCAAAAATAGTCAAAGTAAAAATACTTCACACTTCTGCTTATTTTTAAAATCCACAAAGTGCAAAAATCAAACTTTCATTCCCTCCACCTGTTGATCTCTCTTTTGCTTGCAGAAAACAGCTGCCATCCAGCACAATAACGAGTCACCAAACGTTTTGGCTTCAGAGGTTTCTGGCTGCACAAGTGAGTGAATGAGAGCTTGCTAAAGTGGCAGCTCAGTTTTATCTCATTTCCACAGCTGCGTGTGGTGAGAATGACAGCTCACACAGTGGAaaagtgagctaaatgctcCCCTCACATACCCCCACCTCAGCTCAACTCCTCCCCGACACATGATGTATtctttacaaacacacatatgcacgtCTGACTTTTTGATATTTGTCAATGAGAAAGAACTGGTAGACGGTGACAACACCAGCCGAATCCCATTTAAAATTGGAACGATTTAAGGCAAgatattagaaaaaaaatgatgtggaTTATTTAGTTACCGGTAGTTTAGGATCTTTGTTTGAAGAGAAACCTGTGCACAAGAACACTacagaattaaagcattagACATTACACAAGCACAATTTAAAATACTTAATTAACATATGCTGCTGACAATGAAGCATAGTGTTTTGAAAGTTAGTTGGTAATTTTGTATTATGGAGCATCAACATTAAAACTTATTTTACCCAGATCAGATTGAACATGAGCACAACTAAAGTTAAAAACTCTCATGAATGATATTTACTGTGTTTTTGATGTGGACAGACAGCAAAAGTAAAGAGGCAGTTTTTCAGGCTGTAcaggaacttttttttatattctttttgCTGCTGCTATCTTTAACAGGACACTTACTGTAAAAGACAATTTTATTCTCAGCGAGGCCCTGTCTGTGTTTTATGATgttacaaatataaaacatatatacagtataatgaaaCAAGCAGAATTTAAACTCACAACATAGAATACGCAATTGACAATGAGGTCAAAATGCAATAGGAAGATCTGAGCTTAAaatttacaaatgaaatgataGATACATTTTTGTCTGATTTTTGTAAGTTGTTCCATTTGTGACGAGCATTGAATTCCTAAATAGTTTTACTAAGGTCAGATTGAACATTTGGATTATCTAAAGGTAAAATGTTGGGTCCTGGCATCATATTTGCTGGGagcttcattattattattattattagtattagtattagtattagtattattattgtttatataatcagagtaaaagtaagtaaataagCAGTTTTCCAAGCACAGAAGTGGATGATCCTGTAGGTTATTACAGGACACATTAGGGGGTAAACAAGGACATTGTCATAACTCTGACAAGTTGTTTGCATGACAACATCACTTTTACTGTGATGTCCTTTTGTGCAATTCCAAAACTAATGTCagtcccatcagcctcagctgtactttatcTTTAGTGCTaataagcaaatgttagcatgctaacacactaaaatgaTGGTGAATGTGATGAACATTAGCTGCTAAACATCAACAAGttagcattgttattgtgagcatgttagcaagcTGATGTGAGCATTTGGcccaaagcactgctgtgcctaaAAGCCACCAGTGCTCTTGTTAGCACCTGACAACATGAGCAACAttgcttttactttttctttgtgtgaagtTAATCGaaactgcacacaaaaacactgggCTTAATGGAATGTTATTCTACAGCCATGTAACAACTCGGAAGCCATTCAAATCATCAGCACATTATTATGTGACAGAGGGCAGGTATTAGCAGTATTAGCATGGGTATTAATCGTGTCAGAGAACAGTTCTGGCAAACAGTGAATGGATACATCATTGTGTGCTGGGAGTTAATTGATGGTTTTGAGGTGGAGGTTATTGTTGCTCTGTTCTGAGTGGCTACGCTAACCAAATTAGCTGGCAGAGAGCTGGGCACGGTTCCAGGCAGGCAGACAACAGGCCAATTGACTCCAACCACAGGTGAAGCTGGCTTGGGGCACCGAGCAAGGCTGGAAACCTCAAATGTGCCATTCATGAGCCACAAAAAGACCTCAGCATCCCCCCGTTGCACAGGGAGCCTGGCCGTCCTCCTCCTTTGCCCTGCCCCCCACCCCCTCGTCCTTGTAAAGCCCATCTGAGCGGGAGAAAAGGAAGGCAGGGGGGAAGAGGGGAAGGACAGCACCGTTACAAACAGAAAGCAAGTTGTTTACGATGAAAGCAGAAGGAGATGCAGAGGAGGAAGACCCTTTCTTTGCTCCCCAGCCGCTCTTCACTTGTCGTTCAACAAGTGAAAGATGTGTGTAGAGGCGCTTCCCTTCCCTGCCAGTGGTCCGGTGGCGTCCGGCTGGTGCTGTGATTGAAGCTGAATGGACGGCTGCAGACGGACAGGAAAGGGAGGGCCTCATGAAAAGAGCCAGGCGGATGGCTCTCGCACCTGCAGGAGAACAGAGTGCAGGCAGCCAGGATTCatttgtgcatgcgtgtgtgtgtgtgtgtgtgtgtgtgtgtgtgtgtgtgtgtgtgtgtgtgtgtgtgtgtgtgtgtgtgtgtgtgcgtgcctgtgagCTCAATTTGATTTCTAGTGCTTGTCTAACAATGAGGGGTAATAAACTGAGTAATGAAAGAAGACAAGCCGAAATGGTTTTGACAGTATTTTGGGATCTGGTTTCGgtgtcaaaagaaaagaaaggacacCTGCAAGGAGCCACACATACAGAAGTtagaaaagaggagaaagaaagaagctgGTGTCTACCAGAGAAGCACACCTCCCCCACTTTTTATCTACGACTTACAAGGGAAAGAAAAGTGAGCTTGATTTGGGGTAGCAGCCCAGCATATCCGCCTCCCAGCTTCCAGGCTCCTTTTGATGAGGCTGGACCAGGGCAGGAGCACCGGTGGCTTCAGGGCAGGGGGAAGACTAGTGTCTTTATGGTAGAAGGAGTACTATCCATCTGGGCAAGGCCGTCCAATGGTGGGTCTGCACCTGGAAGCTAAATGCCTCGTCTGTGTGGAGCCATTTCCTGCggctgacagacaggaagacacCTCAGCCAAACTCCTGGGTCAATTTATTCCCCAATATGGTATGAAAAATACACCCAAAGTGACACCACTGAAAAAAATGGTTATGAATTCCTTTTTGTCAAAGAGGACTGAAATgaacatatttattcatttatttatatttctttactTCCTTTTGTGGTTTCTTCATGTTGTTTATTATGATTTTAAAGCCACACATCTCCAGTATGAataaggcttttttttaaattgattttaaccaaataaTCCCAGGATTCTTTGCAGTAAATGGAGCAGATAATTTCAAACGTTTTCAAAAAATACGGTTGATTTGATTCTGGTGATAGGAATTTGgtctaaataaatataaaataaaaacaaaactaaatgatTAAACTACAGAGTATCTGCATTGCAAATGGCATTTGGAAAAATGTAACGTATCAAAATATTTCAttgaagtttgtatttttattttttaatatgctctttttttattaacaaataatcacagataaatttacagaaaaataaaagcagaatcCTTAATTTTGGACCACCAGAGCAGAGCAGACAAAACAACCTCTATTGGCTCTTTAATTGAGTACAAATTGGCATAATTATACATCCACCTAACTGGATATAAAGAGACAGTTTTACAAATGAAGCCTTAAGTCTGGCCAGACACAATCTTGACTTAATGGAGTCAATTTACATCAGGTGTCTGATTGAGCTCTTTTGTGTGACACTTGCTGGTGTGTCGATGTATTCGCTGCCTCGGACAGAGGACTTATGTTGTTAAATGTCTGCAGAAGGCTCTACAAATTGGAACGATTACACAGCTATATTCGGTGTCCTTGTCTTTTTGTGCCGGACTGTCTCACTTGTTGCTCAAAAGCTCCTGAattcaacaaaaatacatgtcTTTGATTGGCTAGCAGTTCCTTGAGAGGACAATACAAGCCCACAGGGCCTCCTAGCTGACTAAAGCAGCCATGCAGCACACAGGTATTTATTACCTGGCTCTTTCCTGcatgattcaataaaaaaaatgcattagcTACAAATATGAATTGCTTTTTAGGCCTACTAAGatctgtaaacaaacactttttcaaaaccACATTAGGCTAATAAGGGCAGCTTTTATCAGCTTAGAATCTATAAAAGCTGTTTTTTATCATCATCTGGTTGCTTTATCACTTTTTGGCTTGATTACTGTAATTCCCTGTATATGGGGCTGACCCTTTCCCCCTTTTCTCGACTCCAAATGGTTCAAAATGAGCTGCTAGACTTTTAACTGGATCAAGGAAAAGAGAACACATCGCTCCTATTCTGGTTCACCTGCATTGGCTACCAGCTTCCCTTCCCACATTCCTGTTCCACCATTAATACTTTTAAAGTGGAACTGTGCAgtgaactatgcagtttttttttagcttaatttaccttaactgaacagcttcggagtcattggaatggttatagacttttttcgggttgaatgttggtcgtctcgcttcccgctagcgcctgtgagcagaaaaaccacccttgcaactttcggccggtGAGCCGCCagcctcagcatcaggaagtattgcgtgatatcaggtctcgtgATGTagcgaattgcttcacggcactgcacacatacagccattcaggaaccggctaacaaggtagcgatggagtttttcaaactatcgtcatggctgagccagcaaaaaagaagcagaaagctaggaaagcattgtcggaggaacagagaaagaggaaacggcagattgaccgagcgaggagtcagacacaagtaaacataggagctgccaaatatttattctgaagctgtagggggagctctatagagaaacctgcgagaaaaaagcaaagaaatggccaaaactgcatagcgcccctttaattaCAATGTAAAGtcctatgttgttgttttttttttacatgctttCAGTTTGGTGTGAGGCTGCCCAATGGCTTCTGTCAAGTCCCctcttaatttattaattattgatgattattaatTCAAAGAAGTGACTGATGACAGCCTTCTAGGACACAATACAGATGAAAGTGCACAAAGAATCTGTTGGTAAACAACACTCGTGAAATTTGTGAAGGATGAACAGAAATTCTACTACTtgactgaaaatgtaaaattaatgaaaatgttttaccaATTGCTCCCTTATCCATTTTAAAACTCCAATGCAACCACTGTTAAGAGCCAAAGTCAAACCTTAAAATAACATCAAAACAAGTTTGCATATTGAACCAGACTCTCTCAGAGAGAAAATCAGCTAATTCATTTAGTTGGAGTTGCAATAAAACTCGGCAAAATCCTTTTTTGGAAACTGTATTTGTGTACATTTGATCTCTCCAAGGTAGTTCACCAGAACGTTAAACAAGGGGGTGCACCTGCTCTGGGTTTTACATCCCAAACTGTCTACTGTTTACAATGTGCAGAGAGAATCTAATGAGAAATTAACAGTTGCCAGTGACTGATTTTCTCCATGTGTCCCTGTGGGGAAACAGGTGCAGCTGCAACAATAGAAATACAACAGAACGAGACTTTTCATAGAGGAAAAGGCAGCCCTGCATCAAAGCAGGAACGGAGGACACACTCGTCTATTTGCCCTAACTCCTGCTCTGTGAGGCCTGGCCAAAGACATGAGAAGATTACAAGCTGTTAATAAGGTGGAACCAATCGGCTGAAGGTCTGCTTTTGTCCTTCCCAGCATGCTTTGTGAGCGCTGGCCTGGGATAGTCGGCATTTGGTGCTGATCATAGTGTGGCAGGGATAATGAAGGTGGGAGGGGTGTAAGGTTTTAGCCCTTGGGCCCTTTGTGAAAGAGAGCCTAAATGCTTCACTCTCAATAGCTGCACACGCCAAGTTGGTCGCGGTTGTTTAAATACAGATGGACATTTTCCACATTTATATTTCAGGTCGCTAAGTGCTCCACTGACACTTTTTTTGTCTGGACGTTTATtgcttgtgttgttgtgtttaatgtatttttgcaaGATCTAGATGTGTtactttcaaattaaaagccttAAAATCctcatacatttaaaataaataaatatatacagtatatatttaaaGTTTTACATTGATTTGTTTGCAACAGTCAAACCAAAGCACTCTAACCTTTCCTTACTTACGTTCATTTAAAATTACCCCAAACATAATCCAACTCAATGATTGTCTATTGTTATAGCAGATGTTCCTCTCTGAAACAATGCCACCAGGGATTTGTAGGGTGGCTGCTAATGGGAAAGTGTTAGTTAAACCGTCCCCCACAAAGTATCCTTAACACCCCCGATCCTATTTAACCGTGACAATGATGGATTCACAGACACTAAACTTCCACAGGAATCCTTGTCCAAAGTAACACAgagccttcttcttcttctcaccAAGCGATTGAGGTCTTTTGGGGTTTTATTAGCGCTACAAGGCCAAGGGTGGGTTTTCAGAGGTTATGCCCAGCTGTATGGAGGGCGTTGCAGCAACACCAAAGTGTCGCTGTTAACGTGAAAGCTGACAGCAGTATGATGGATGAGGATACACGTCCCAGAAATTAGACTTCTGAAAGTGAAGCATTTTAGCGAGGGAAGGGGGAACAGGCATTGAATATGTTGATGCAAAATAAAGAGACGACAACAAAAACTGACTGCAGGGTGGAAATGTTCGGTTCATCTTTGGGATCCATTGGCATACATTTCTTTTAGCAATGGAAGTTCTATCATTGCAATAGACTCAACTTGACGACAAAACTTTGACTCTCTACTACAAATTCTGACAAACCGTTTCCTTTCTCATTTTTAGGATGCATTTGGGTTATTTAAATTTgggtttattttctttatttttgtctgTCATGTGTATCAGTAAGAATGACATACTTATCAAGTTAAATCCAAGCGACATAGCTAATAAGAGGTCAGACGTaagaaacacaagcagtcaGATGATCAGACAGGTTATAGACAAACCTCCAGGTTAGCCAAACTTATGTGGAACACAGTTTTAACTTTGACCTGCTGTACTAGCAGTGCACTCATTTTTAGTTTTAAGCTATAAGTGTTTTAGATTATTTACATAAACTGTTACCTTGTTTTCAACCTGCCAGATCATTTGACTGGTCTTCTTTCTTGCCCCAATAACACCTTCCAGGATCTCTGCAATTCATTTGGAGAGCACGTTGTTACCCTTAGTGTTAGAGACGATTTCCAAGTGGGTGTGAGGTATCTGCAGTTATATGTTTAACCTTCCTGTGTACAGCACTGTCAAACCTATTGCAAAGTCGGTATGTTATTCACATTTTTGTGGACATGGCCCGGTTGGGATTGTCCCTGGACTCCCTTTGGACACGTTTCGCGCTCGGCCAGCTGTGAGGACGCCGCGAGGCAGAACCAGGATACGCTGCAGGGATCACATCTTCCAGCTGACCCAGGAGCGCTGAGGGAAAGACACTGCTTGGGAGAAAAGGTATCTTGGTGCTAATTTCTCTAATTTGCTACGCCGTGAATGAATGGATAGTAATGGGATCAGTGGATGAATGAAAACTTTGCTTAAGGCAGAAAACTTTGAGTTTGGTgtatccaccc
It contains:
- the olig1 gene encoding oligodendrocyte transcription factor 1 codes for the protein MNVLSNPVIRAQEQSLPLCGPGSVQDLPHCPPGFNLSSRLNPAPMLGLQSGQRPAKPQRELSPEEQQELRRKINSRERKRMQDLNIAMDALREVMVPYGSSPSSASSAQSHQPGAPPGRRLSKISTLVLARNYILLLGSSLQEMRRLLGEVSVGMGVNTGPVPRLLLAGGWPLISGPSQLLLTQESLLTTAASSSSSTSSSSAAKCHLLSPGPMEASLAPVQWSSAGASGGPGCPCGVCRLPRFSHSTSAPRFPK